TGTGAATGCCATGATGTACGAGGCGATTTTCCCAGCGTCCTCCTCCGACTTGAGAGCCACGACGATCTGATCGTCCGTGTTCGGGACAAACTTGAAGGAGGAGAAGCCGTGCGTGGGGTTGTGCGGGCCCACCCGGTTCACGGTGACGTCCTCGAAGTCCGGCGAGCAGCTGAGGACGAGGTTGGTGGCGCGGCGCTCGTCGGCCGTCTCATCGTAGCGCTCTTTGCTAGCGCGGCGTGGGAGGAAGAACCAGCGCTGTAGGCTGTCGCTCCACGCGGCCGACTCGTGGATCAGGTAACCTGGGGACAGAATGTCATGAGAATCTGAATATCATAAAGAATGCTAATAGTTTGCATGGATAGCATAGCATATACAGTTAGAGTTAACACAGTTAGCATAGCTTTTGCAGTTAACGTTAGCATTTGCAACCCTGCAGCTCTCACCTGGAGGTTCGATCCCAGCTGCGGACCTCAGGAGGTTGTACTTGGGGACCCAGTTCTGGTGCTGCACGTCACCCCGATGGCCCACCACCTTTACCCACTCTGGGTTGTTGTTGACTACCTCCCCCGTGGTGGTGGTCCACTCTTTCCCCAGGCCACCCACGTACAAGTGCTCGTCCTTCACCGCTAGCCACTCGGCCTTGAACCCTgacagagggaaacagagggTCATGGGGACACACGTCAATATTTTATGATTCACTGAACTACTGTACAGACCTTTTGAATGCACTAAAGAGTAAAAAGTAGTTAAGAGAAATATACTCTCTCACTTGTGGCTCATTTGTGGCTTATAAaggacacatacactgagtgaacaaaacattaggaacacctgctcattccatgacatagactgaccaggtgaatccaggtgaaagctatgatcccttattgatgtcacttgttaaatccacttcaatcagtgtagctgaaggagaggagacatgttaaagaaggatttttaagccttgagacatttgagacatggattgtgtatatgtgccattcagagggtgaatgggcaagacaaaagaatgaagtgcctttgaatggggtatggtagtaggtgccacaggtttgtgtcaagaactgcaacgctgctgggtttttcatgctcaacagtttccagagtgtatcaagaatggtccaccacccaaaggacatccagccaacttgacacaactgtgggaagcattggagtcaacattggccagcatccctgtggaacgcttttgacaacttgtagagtccatgccccaatgaattgaggctgttctgagggcaaaagagggtgcaattcaatatcaggaaggtgttcttaatgttttgtacactcagtgtttacAAATGAGAATGAGATCCAACAAATTCCATTGCCAAGGTCGTGGTCTACCCCAGATGAGGTTCTTCAACACACCCCTTAGAGTAACTAAGCAGATTAAGTTCCAAATCTGCCTGCCTGGTCTACACAGTGAGACACTCACACAATCCCAAAtcgacccctaacccctactccatATTCACTtatggagatctgagaggattaaataggtgtaagcaatatggtgaaaATTCCATCTACCCTATCAGAAGCAAGGTGAAGCAATTACCATATAGCTTATACCTATTCAAGCCTCTCAGATCTAAAGGAGTGCCTAAGAAGAATGGGTTAGGGGTCGATTCAGCACTTGAATTTGGCCCATCTGCCTCACTGACCTTTGGAGACGGAGCCGTCCCCGTCGGGGAGGATGACCCAGGGCACAGCCTTGCTGCCGTCGATGTGGTAGACCACGCCCGTTCGGTCGTCCACGCTGTACAGCTTCCCGTTGAACACCACCAGCTCTGACAGCTCCATGCCCCGGCCCTTCTCCGCCAGGTGGCTCTCCAGCAGCACCCTCTCCGCGTCCCATTCCACGGCCACCTTGTTGCCGCTCTCTGACACCAGCAGGTGGCCCCGGCGCATGTAGCTGAACCACGTCAGCTTCTTGTCGCTGCGAGAGTCCGTGTCCAGGTCGGCAATCACCCCTATGCGGTAGCGCGTTCCCTGCGCCGTCCGCTCGGGGGTGCTGAGCGGGTAAGTGTCATTGTAGCGGTCGGCCACCTCGCTCACAGCCATCCCCATGTGGCCGGACTTCCAGTTGCGGGAGCTGGGGGCCTGGGAGTGGGAGCCTCGGTTCAGGTGCATGTAGAGGAGGACCAGGGCCAGggacagggccagggccagggctacGATGGCCCTCAAATTTAGGCGGAATCTGGAGTCCGTGGTGTTGGTCATGGAGGCCAACATGGGAAGTCCTCCGACTGAGATGCGCAGGGGGTTCATAGACGGATCATTCTGGTCCAGTTGGGTGTAGCCTGGGGAAACAGGCATGGGGGAGGGACCTGAAAggttagagagaggagaatggagggGTCAGAGGTCTGATTTTTGAGGGAGTTGTGCTCCTCAGCACCGGGAGAATcgcaattgcatttccttgattcctcatgtcctctctcctcgccaCCCACTCACCTCACTTCACATACACTAGTATTGTAGTTATGACTTAGGACTAGATCCTTTAGACAATCAGTGTTGCAGTGTCTCATGACTCTAAATCATCATGCTTATCACAGTGCCATTTTGAGTGACATATAGCAGCTTTAGAATCTGACGGCACTATGTCAACCCCACAACCGTTGAATACCTCCTTGAAGACGCCACATGGATTAGGTGTTTTGATTGAACATTTATGTTAAGTCTTTCACAAGAGACTACTGTAATATCATTTCCATCAGTGAAACACCAAATCAGAGCATAGacattcataaaaaatatattatgtGTGAGATTTCACACCAGACAACAGTATACAATACACACCAGCTTCATTCAGATCCAGCTTGCCTGTAAATAATCTCTGCTCACATGTTCAGCCAACGACGTCCTTCTTCAAGCCTAACCTCTTTCCATATATCAGACCACTGAAACAACACTAGCTTTCAGATCCTGAAGAGAATGTCTATGTACAACCAATGAGCATCCCACAGATCAGCTCTGCTGTGAAGGAGGAAGAAGTGGTAGCTACAGGTGAGACCAATAGAAGCTGGCCACAGGTGTGCAGGCAGTGTGTGTCGACGTGGAGCCTGGGAGTGGCCCATTCAGGGACATAAAATGGGACAATATGTGGTGGTGAACAGGTAAAGCAGGAAAGGTAGCAAGTAGGCACCCGGAAACCACCCCACAACCTTGCCACTCAAAACCACACTCAGTCAGATGAGGGTGTTCAAAAACTAACCTACTTTTAGAATAATTTGTCCAACAATCGGTCAACAGGTAGAGTAGAATCTTTATTATCCCAGAGGGGCCTAATCTTAGTAGCAAATCTCATGTGTGTTTACCAGATACTCAATCAACATCACTCATGAGAGAGATAGCCAACAGGCGACAGAATAAGGCAATGCAATCCTGCCTACGTTTTGGTATATCTAAATAAGAAACTGATTGCCCCAGCATTATCGGTGGCTTTTGTTGATAGTATCTGGCTCCATGCATCTGAAAAAATTAATTCTACACTCAATGTAGCCTAAATCTTGCCTGACGGCTCAAACTGAATTATTCCGCTGCTCTGTTCGCTATATATTCTTCAGTCTGAGACTGGCATCGTTTACGTCGTTTGTGgtgacgtcaaaatgaggggtgttgaacaaaacaaagtaatccgccattggatcatctctaaccaatcagagtagcAAAGCCAATGACGAATTTTCAAACCTCTGCTTTACTCACGAGTGTTCTGACTCTGGCCCAACTCattggtttctgggaccaatcagaactgTTAGAATGTTTTTAGTTCTgtccttgtctattaatgttctgtattatttcatgttctgtgtggaccccaggaagagtagctgctgcttttgcaacagctaatggggatcctaataaaataccaataccaaAATACCATTCTAGAAATCGTCATGGGAGGTACTCAGATCtagactcattgcggagaagaaacaaATGTCTGTGGGCGTGGCGTAGCATTTGCCCGGAGTAAGGAGTTTGAGTAGCCACGCAAGCCTAAATGTTAACTGAAAAATCTCAAATGTGAATCGGGGTGAAAGGCAGCATCGGCATCGAATGAAACATCTATTTTAAACGCGCTCTCAGAAATGTGCGCctaaaaatattttatttgtgACCTCGGTTCCAGGAGCGACGCATCCTGTGACCAGGGCATCATTTCTCTaaagccagcagcagcagcccctCTTCTGCTCAAAGGCTCTTTCATACCAGGGCTGTAACCAGGGCCCCCGGCCACACAGAACTCCATTATGACACCCTGAGGCCCTCTGCTCTGTGGCAGACTGTCCTCTCTGGCATGCTAgtctaacacacatacacacaggcatgcacacagcaGCTGGTTGAAACTAAATCACCAGAAAACAGATTGTTGTTTGTGCACCCACACTAAGAAGTGCCTGAGGTCCGAGCATGTAGGTTCACAAACACACGGCATCCATTACAGGGTAAGGTATCTGTGATGGATGGAATCCCAACTAGAGACTACAGAGACATCACACACTATAGAACATATTTCCAACATGTCTctcctctagcctggtcccagatctgttcaaTAGAACATATTTCCAACATGTCTCTCCTCTAgcatggtcccagatctgttcaaTAGAACATATTTCCAACATGTCTctcctctagcctggtcccagatctgttcatTAGAACATATGTCCAACATGTCTctcctctagcctggtcccagatctgttcaaTAGAACATATCTCCAACATGTCTctcctctagcctggtcccagatctgttcggGCTCTATAGCAAACTCCTATGACCGTTGTCATGCCATACATAGGAGTAGGTGAAGTATAGGAaagacagcacaaactgatctgggaccaagcTACCTCTTCTCCATATAGCACCTCACAACAAACTCCTCAAATCACAGAGTCACAGGGCCGTGCAGGATCTGCCGTCACTGAAACAAACAAGAGCTGTGGTGGTATGGAGTTACCCTTTCTCCTCCTCCGTCCTGAACGCTGGACGACTGTCATCTCAATTCCACATCCACGCCTCGTTCCATACTGTCAGTTCTGTAACCTCTAGTCTGGCCTCGTTCCATACTGTATGTTCTGTAGACTCTAGTCTGGCCTCGT
This sequence is a window from Coregonus clupeaformis isolate EN_2021a chromosome 7, ASM2061545v1, whole genome shotgun sequence. Protein-coding genes within it:
- the LOC121568711 gene encoding soluble calcium-activated nucleotidase 1-like isoform X1; protein product: MTVVQRSGRRRRKGPSPMPVSPGYTQLDQNDPSMNPLRISVGGLPMLASMTNTTDSRFRLNLRAIVALALALSLALVLLYMHLNRGSHSQAPSSRNWKSGHMGMAVSEVADRYNDTYPLSTPERTAQGTRYRIGVIADLDTDSRSDKKLTWFSYMRRGHLLVSESGNKVAVEWDAERVLLESHLAEKGRGMELSELVVFNGKLYSVDDRTGVVYHIDGSKAVPWVILPDGDGSVSKGFKAEWLAVKDEHLYVGGLGKEWTTTTGEVVNNNPEWVKVVGHRGDVQHQNWVPKYNLLRSAAGIEPPGYLIHESAAWSDSLQRWFFLPRRASKERYDETADERRATNLVLSCSPDFEDVTVNRVGPHNPTHGFSSFKFVPNTDDQIVVALKSEEDAGKIASYIMAFTLDGQILLPETKIGDVKYEGLEFI
- the LOC121568711 gene encoding soluble calcium-activated nucleotidase 1-like isoform X2 — its product is MPVSPGYTQLDQNDPSMNPLRISVGGLPMLASMTNTTDSRFRLNLRAIVALALALSLALVLLYMHLNRGSHSQAPSSRNWKSGHMGMAVSEVADRYNDTYPLSTPERTAQGTRYRIGVIADLDTDSRSDKKLTWFSYMRRGHLLVSESGNKVAVEWDAERVLLESHLAEKGRGMELSELVVFNGKLYSVDDRTGVVYHIDGSKAVPWVILPDGDGSVSKGFKAEWLAVKDEHLYVGGLGKEWTTTTGEVVNNNPEWVKVVGHRGDVQHQNWVPKYNLLRSAAGIEPPGYLIHESAAWSDSLQRWFFLPRRASKERYDETADERRATNLVLSCSPDFEDVTVNRVGPHNPTHGFSSFKFVPNTDDQIVVALKSEEDAGKIASYIMAFTLDGQILLPETKIGDVKYEGLEFI